A single window of Ctenopharyngodon idella isolate HZGC_01 chromosome 24, HZGC01, whole genome shotgun sequence DNA harbors:
- the ppp6r3 gene encoding serine/threonine-protein phosphatase 6 regulatory subunit 3 isoform X1 encodes MFWKFDLHTTSHIDTLLEKDDVTLTEVMDEEDVLQECKAQNHKLVDFLVRPQCMEDLVGYITQEPNDDVEEKIKYKYPNISCELLTSDVGQINDRLGEDENLLMKLYSFLQNEPPLNPLLASFFSKVLSILIGRKPEQIVEFLRKREDFVDLMIKHIGTSAIMDLLLRMLTCIEPQQLRQDVLNWLNEEKVIQRLVDMVQPSQDEDRHSNASQSLCEIIRLSRDQMFQVQGCSEPDPLLATLEKQETVEQLLSNIFDKEKNESAIVSVIQILLTLFETRRPAFEGHLEICPPGMNHPSFSVNQSILDAVRPRLKDFHQLLLEPPKKTVLNTTWGVLDPPVGNTRLNVVRLVTSLLQTNTHIINQELIALNTLGVILDMYFKYLWNNFLHTQVEICTAMILAMPSTQSESPEINRENDQEPIRENILIKHLFQKCQLIQRILDAWGSNEKEQAEGGRRRGYMGHLTRIANSIVHNSDKGPNGAQIQQLISELSEEDRERWEAFTSGQLADTNKKNTVDLVNTHHIHSSSDDEVDFKDSGFHQDSSLQQAFSDYQMQQMTSNFIEQFGFNDEEFADQDDVGDIPFDRISDINFSLNTNESANMALFEACCKEKIQQFEDAGSDEEDIWDEKDVTFAPEAQRRPRSSGSTDSEESTDSEEEDGKRDPFESANATSDDRMEVDSGDGPVWTANFDDIPMDTGSSTTPSAPVSNSPAAAPEPSGWSSPNAAAETGWADFSSFTPVSPKDPLRSNSPVAMETSIETADPLGVNAPMQQENTDQWLPNETTPTSPRGKVGDGSDPEEEPVSDRITETVTNGSMKETVSLTVDAKTETAVFKRVLKSYREEEKRSTSEDASAKLFVAESGESEKSNCPPSNCQKPGLKHLEEKAKATCEALNGPLEDAAAMDEAKSEQRTANPEAAVNGPA; translated from the exons ATGTTTTGGAAGTTCGATCTGCACACGACGTCCCACATTGACACACTCCTGGAGAAGGATGACGTTACGCTGACAGAGGTAATGGATGAGGAGGACGTCCTGCAGGAGTGCAAGGCTCAGAACCACAAGCTTGTGGACTTCCTGGTGAGGCCACAGTGCATGGAGGATCTTGTGGGCTACATCACCCAGGAGCCCAATGATGATGTGGAGGAGAAGATAAAATATAA GTATCCCAACATATCCTGTGAACTCCTGACCTCAGACGTTGGCCAGATCAATGACAGGCTTGGTGAAGATGAAAATTTACTGATGAAACTCTACAGTTTCCTACAGAATGAGCCTCCCCTCAATCCGCTGCTGGCCAGTTTCTTCAGCAAGGTCCTGAGCATCCTTATTGGGAGGAAACCAGAGCAG ATCGTGGAGTTCCTCAGGAAGAGGGAAGACTTTGTGGATCTGATGATCAAACACATAGGGACCTCTGCCATTATGGACCTCCTGCTCAGGATGCTCACCTGCATTGAGCCACAGCAGCTTAGACAAGATGTATTAAAT TGGCTAAATGAAGAGAAAGTTATACAGCGGCTGGTTGACATGGTACAACCATCACAAGATGAGGAT AGACACTCAAACGCGTCCCAGTCGCTCTGTGAGATCATTCGACTGAGCAGAGATCAAATGTTCCAAGTCCAGGGCTGCTCGGAGCCTGACCCCCTGCTGGCCACACTGGAGAA ACAAGAGACAGTAGAGCAGTTGCTGTCAAACATCTTCGACAAAGAGAAGAACGAGTCTGCCATTGTCAGTGTAATCCAGATTCTCCTAACTCTCTTTGAGACACGGAGACCAGC GTTTGAAGGCCATTTGGAGATTTGCCCTCCTGGAATGAACCATCCGTCATTCTCTGTCAATCAGAGTATTCTAGATGCCGTCAGACCAAGACTGAAAGATTTTCACCAGCTTTTGCTCGAGCCGCCAAAG AAAACTGTTTTGAACACAACATGGGGAGTGTTGGATCCACCGGTGGGAAACACTCGTCTTAATGTGGTGCGACTAGTGACCAGCCTTCTACAGACCAACACGCATATCATCAACCAGGAGCTCATTGCCCTCAACACTTTGGGAGTCATACTA GACATGTACTTCAAATACTTATGGAATAATTTCCTACACACACAAGTAGAAATCTGTACAGCGATGATCTTAGCGATGCCTTCAACCCAAAGTGAATCTCCTGAAATAAACAGAGAAAACGACCAAGAGCCCATAAGAGAAAACATCCTTATCAAACAT CTCTTTCAGAAGTGCCAGTTAATACAAAGAATTCTTGATGCCTGGGGATCAAATGAGAAGGAGCA GGCCGAGGGTGGGCGGCGGAGAGGTTACATGGGTCACCTGACCAGAATAGCAAACTCTATAGTCCACAACAGTGACAAAGGCCCCAATGGGGCACAAATTCAGCAGCTCATCTCAG AGCTTTCAGAAGAGGACAGGGAACGATGGGAAGCCTTCACTTCAGGACAGCTAGCAGatacaaacaagaaaaacacTGTAGACTTA GTTAACACACACCACATACACTCATCCAGCGATGATGAGGTAGATTTCAAAGACAGCGGATTTCATCAGGACTCCTCCCTACAGCAA GCCTTTTCTGATTATCAGATGCAACAAATGACGTCCAATTTTATTGAGCAGTTTGGCTTCAATGACGAAGAGTTTGCCGATCAGGATGATGTCGGGGA TATTCCCTTTGATAGAATATCAGACATCAATTTTTCCTTGAATACAAATGAAAGT GCAAACATGGCACTCTTTGAAGCCTGCTGTAAGGAGAAGATCCAGCAGTTCGAAGATGCTGGATCAGATGAGGAAGATATCTGGGATGAGAAGGACGTCACTTTTGCCCCTGAAGCTCAGAGACGTCCCAG AAGCTCAGGAAGTACAGACAGTGAAGAGAGTACGGACTCTGAGGAGGAGGATGGGAAGCGAGACCCGTTTGAGTCTGCTAACGCCACATCTGACGACAGGATGGAAGTGGACTCGGGGGATG GACCGGTATGGACGGCAAATTTTGATGACATACCCATGGACACTGGCAGCTCCACGACTCCTAGCGCACCTGTGTCAAACTCACCGGCTGCAGCGCCTGAACCTTCAGGCTGGAGCTCTCCGAATGCCGCTGCAGAGACAGGTTGGGCCGACTTCTCCAGCTTCACACCCGTCAG CCCCAAGGATCCTTTGAGGAGCAATTCCCCTGTAGCCATGGAGACCAGCATAGAAACGGCAGACCCTCTGGGAGTCAATGCGCCCATGCAGCAAGAAA ACACAGATCAGTGGCTTCCCAATGAGACCACCCCGACTTCCCCTAGAGGGAAGGTAGGGGACGGCTCGGACCCCGAGGAGGAGCCTGTCAGTGACCGCATCACAGAAACAGTCACCAATGGCTCTATGAAGGAGACAGTCAGCCTTACTGTAGACGCCAAAACTGAAACTGCTGTTTTCAAAAG AGTGTTGAAATCGTATCG TGAGGAAGAGAAACGTTCTACCTCTGAAGACGCATCTGCAAAGTTGTTTGTTGCAGAGAGTGGGGAATCTGAGAAAAGCAATTGTCCTCCTAGCAACTGTCAGAAACCAGG TCTAAAGCACTTAGAAGAGAAAGCAAAAGCCACTTGCGAAGCTCTAAATGGTCCTCTTGAGGATGCGGCCGCTATGGATGAAGCCAA ATCAGAGCAGCGCACGGCCAACCCCGAGGCAGCAGTGAACGGTCCAGCATGA
- the ppp6r3 gene encoding serine/threonine-protein phosphatase 6 regulatory subunit 3 isoform X5, with product MFWKFDLHTTSHIDTLLEKDDVTLTEVMDEEDVLQECKAQNHKLVDFLVRPQCMEDLVGYITQEPNDDVEEKIKYKYPNISCELLTSDVGQINDRLGEDENLLMKLYSFLQNEPPLNPLLASFFSKVLSILIGRKPEQIVEFLRKREDFVDLMIKHIGTSAIMDLLLRMLTCIEPQQLRQDVLNWLNEEKVIQRLVDMVQPSQDEDRHSNASQSLCEIIRLSRDQMFQVQGCSEPDPLLATLEKQETVEQLLSNIFDKEKNESAIVSVIQILLTLFETRRPAFEGHLEICPPGMNHPSFSVNQSILDAVRPRLKDFHQLLLEPPKKTVLNTTWGVLDPPVGNTRLNVVRLVTSLLQTNTHIINQELIALNTLGVILDMYFKYLWNNFLHTQVEICTAMILAMPSTQSESPEINRENDQEPIRENILIKHLFQKCQLIQRILDAWGSNEKEQAEGGRRRGYMGHLTRIANSIVHNSDKGPNGAQIQQLISELSEEDRERWEAFTSGQLADTNKKNTVDLVNTHHIHSSSDDEVDFKDSGFHQDSSLQQFGFNDEEFADQDDVGDIPFDRISDINFSLNTNESANMALFEACCKEKIQQFEDAGSDEEDIWDEKDVTFAPEAQRRPRSSGSTDSEESTDSEEEDGKRDPFESANATSDDRMEVDSGDGPVWTANFDDIPMDTGSSTTPSAPVSNSPAAAPEPSGWSSPNAAAETGWADFSSFTPVSPKDPLRSNSPVAMETSIETADPLGVNAPMQQENTDQWLPNETTPTSPRGKVGDGSDPEEEPVSDRITETVTNGSMKETVSLTVDAKTETAVFKSEEEKRSTSEDASAKLFVAESGESEKSNCPPSNCQKPGLKHLEEKAKATCEALNGPLEDAAAMDEAKSEQRTANPEAAVNGPA from the exons ATGTTTTGGAAGTTCGATCTGCACACGACGTCCCACATTGACACACTCCTGGAGAAGGATGACGTTACGCTGACAGAGGTAATGGATGAGGAGGACGTCCTGCAGGAGTGCAAGGCTCAGAACCACAAGCTTGTGGACTTCCTGGTGAGGCCACAGTGCATGGAGGATCTTGTGGGCTACATCACCCAGGAGCCCAATGATGATGTGGAGGAGAAGATAAAATATAA GTATCCCAACATATCCTGTGAACTCCTGACCTCAGACGTTGGCCAGATCAATGACAGGCTTGGTGAAGATGAAAATTTACTGATGAAACTCTACAGTTTCCTACAGAATGAGCCTCCCCTCAATCCGCTGCTGGCCAGTTTCTTCAGCAAGGTCCTGAGCATCCTTATTGGGAGGAAACCAGAGCAG ATCGTGGAGTTCCTCAGGAAGAGGGAAGACTTTGTGGATCTGATGATCAAACACATAGGGACCTCTGCCATTATGGACCTCCTGCTCAGGATGCTCACCTGCATTGAGCCACAGCAGCTTAGACAAGATGTATTAAAT TGGCTAAATGAAGAGAAAGTTATACAGCGGCTGGTTGACATGGTACAACCATCACAAGATGAGGAT AGACACTCAAACGCGTCCCAGTCGCTCTGTGAGATCATTCGACTGAGCAGAGATCAAATGTTCCAAGTCCAGGGCTGCTCGGAGCCTGACCCCCTGCTGGCCACACTGGAGAA ACAAGAGACAGTAGAGCAGTTGCTGTCAAACATCTTCGACAAAGAGAAGAACGAGTCTGCCATTGTCAGTGTAATCCAGATTCTCCTAACTCTCTTTGAGACACGGAGACCAGC GTTTGAAGGCCATTTGGAGATTTGCCCTCCTGGAATGAACCATCCGTCATTCTCTGTCAATCAGAGTATTCTAGATGCCGTCAGACCAAGACTGAAAGATTTTCACCAGCTTTTGCTCGAGCCGCCAAAG AAAACTGTTTTGAACACAACATGGGGAGTGTTGGATCCACCGGTGGGAAACACTCGTCTTAATGTGGTGCGACTAGTGACCAGCCTTCTACAGACCAACACGCATATCATCAACCAGGAGCTCATTGCCCTCAACACTTTGGGAGTCATACTA GACATGTACTTCAAATACTTATGGAATAATTTCCTACACACACAAGTAGAAATCTGTACAGCGATGATCTTAGCGATGCCTTCAACCCAAAGTGAATCTCCTGAAATAAACAGAGAAAACGACCAAGAGCCCATAAGAGAAAACATCCTTATCAAACAT CTCTTTCAGAAGTGCCAGTTAATACAAAGAATTCTTGATGCCTGGGGATCAAATGAGAAGGAGCA GGCCGAGGGTGGGCGGCGGAGAGGTTACATGGGTCACCTGACCAGAATAGCAAACTCTATAGTCCACAACAGTGACAAAGGCCCCAATGGGGCACAAATTCAGCAGCTCATCTCAG AGCTTTCAGAAGAGGACAGGGAACGATGGGAAGCCTTCACTTCAGGACAGCTAGCAGatacaaacaagaaaaacacTGTAGACTTA GTTAACACACACCACATACACTCATCCAGCGATGATGAGGTAGATTTCAAAGACAGCGGATTTCATCAGGACTCCTCCCTACAGCAA TTTGGCTTCAATGACGAAGAGTTTGCCGATCAGGATGATGTCGGGGA TATTCCCTTTGATAGAATATCAGACATCAATTTTTCCTTGAATACAAATGAAAGT GCAAACATGGCACTCTTTGAAGCCTGCTGTAAGGAGAAGATCCAGCAGTTCGAAGATGCTGGATCAGATGAGGAAGATATCTGGGATGAGAAGGACGTCACTTTTGCCCCTGAAGCTCAGAGACGTCCCAG AAGCTCAGGAAGTACAGACAGTGAAGAGAGTACGGACTCTGAGGAGGAGGATGGGAAGCGAGACCCGTTTGAGTCTGCTAACGCCACATCTGACGACAGGATGGAAGTGGACTCGGGGGATG GACCGGTATGGACGGCAAATTTTGATGACATACCCATGGACACTGGCAGCTCCACGACTCCTAGCGCACCTGTGTCAAACTCACCGGCTGCAGCGCCTGAACCTTCAGGCTGGAGCTCTCCGAATGCCGCTGCAGAGACAGGTTGGGCCGACTTCTCCAGCTTCACACCCGTCAG CCCCAAGGATCCTTTGAGGAGCAATTCCCCTGTAGCCATGGAGACCAGCATAGAAACGGCAGACCCTCTGGGAGTCAATGCGCCCATGCAGCAAGAAA ACACAGATCAGTGGCTTCCCAATGAGACCACCCCGACTTCCCCTAGAGGGAAGGTAGGGGACGGCTCGGACCCCGAGGAGGAGCCTGTCAGTGACCGCATCACAGAAACAGTCACCAATGGCTCTATGAAGGAGACAGTCAGCCTTACTGTAGACGCCAAAACTGAAACTGCTGTTTTCAAAAG TGAGGAAGAGAAACGTTCTACCTCTGAAGACGCATCTGCAAAGTTGTTTGTTGCAGAGAGTGGGGAATCTGAGAAAAGCAATTGTCCTCCTAGCAACTGTCAGAAACCAGG TCTAAAGCACTTAGAAGAGAAAGCAAAAGCCACTTGCGAAGCTCTAAATGGTCCTCTTGAGGATGCGGCCGCTATGGATGAAGCCAA ATCAGAGCAGCGCACGGCCAACCCCGAGGCAGCAGTGAACGGTCCAGCATGA
- the ppp6r3 gene encoding serine/threonine-protein phosphatase 6 regulatory subunit 3 isoform X4: MFWKFDLHTTSHIDTLLEKDDVTLTEVMDEEDVLQECKAQNHKLVDFLVRPQCMEDLVGYITQEPNDDVEEKIKYKYPNISCELLTSDVGQINDRLGEDENLLMKLYSFLQNEPPLNPLLASFFSKVLSILIGRKPEQIVEFLRKREDFVDLMIKHIGTSAIMDLLLRMLTCIEPQQLRQDVLNWLNEEKVIQRLVDMVQPSQDEDRHSNASQSLCEIIRLSRDQMFQVQGCSEPDPLLATLEKQETVEQLLSNIFDKEKNESAIVSVIQILLTLFETRRPAFEGHLEICPPGMNHPSFSVNQSILDAVRPRLKDFHQLLLEPPKKTVLNTTWGVLDPPVGNTRLNVVRLVTSLLQTNTHIINQELIALNTLGVILDMYFKYLWNNFLHTQVEICTAMILAMPSTQSESPEINRENDQEPIRENILIKHLFQKCQLIQRILDAWGSNEKEQAEGGRRRGYMGHLTRIANSIVHNSDKGPNGAQIQQLISELSEEDRERWEAFTSGQLADTNKKNTVDLVNTHHIHSSSDDEVDFKDSGFHQDSSLQQFGFNDEEFADQDDVGDIPFDRISDINFSLNTNESANMALFEACCKEKIQQFEDAGSDEEDIWDEKDVTFAPEAQRRPRSSGSTDSEESTDSEEEDGKRDPFESANATSDDRMEVDSGDGPVWTANFDDIPMDTGSSTTPSAPVSNSPAAAPEPSGWSSPNAAAETGWADFSSFTPVSPKDPLRSNSPVAMETSIETADPLGVNAPMQQENTDQWLPNETTPTSPRGKVGDGSDPEEEPVSDRITETVTNGSMKETVSLTVDAKTETAVFKRVLKSYREEEKRSTSEDASAKLFVAESGESEKSNCPPSNCQKPGLKHLEEKAKATCEALNGPLEDAAAMDEAKSEQRTANPEAAVNGPA; encoded by the exons ATGTTTTGGAAGTTCGATCTGCACACGACGTCCCACATTGACACACTCCTGGAGAAGGATGACGTTACGCTGACAGAGGTAATGGATGAGGAGGACGTCCTGCAGGAGTGCAAGGCTCAGAACCACAAGCTTGTGGACTTCCTGGTGAGGCCACAGTGCATGGAGGATCTTGTGGGCTACATCACCCAGGAGCCCAATGATGATGTGGAGGAGAAGATAAAATATAA GTATCCCAACATATCCTGTGAACTCCTGACCTCAGACGTTGGCCAGATCAATGACAGGCTTGGTGAAGATGAAAATTTACTGATGAAACTCTACAGTTTCCTACAGAATGAGCCTCCCCTCAATCCGCTGCTGGCCAGTTTCTTCAGCAAGGTCCTGAGCATCCTTATTGGGAGGAAACCAGAGCAG ATCGTGGAGTTCCTCAGGAAGAGGGAAGACTTTGTGGATCTGATGATCAAACACATAGGGACCTCTGCCATTATGGACCTCCTGCTCAGGATGCTCACCTGCATTGAGCCACAGCAGCTTAGACAAGATGTATTAAAT TGGCTAAATGAAGAGAAAGTTATACAGCGGCTGGTTGACATGGTACAACCATCACAAGATGAGGAT AGACACTCAAACGCGTCCCAGTCGCTCTGTGAGATCATTCGACTGAGCAGAGATCAAATGTTCCAAGTCCAGGGCTGCTCGGAGCCTGACCCCCTGCTGGCCACACTGGAGAA ACAAGAGACAGTAGAGCAGTTGCTGTCAAACATCTTCGACAAAGAGAAGAACGAGTCTGCCATTGTCAGTGTAATCCAGATTCTCCTAACTCTCTTTGAGACACGGAGACCAGC GTTTGAAGGCCATTTGGAGATTTGCCCTCCTGGAATGAACCATCCGTCATTCTCTGTCAATCAGAGTATTCTAGATGCCGTCAGACCAAGACTGAAAGATTTTCACCAGCTTTTGCTCGAGCCGCCAAAG AAAACTGTTTTGAACACAACATGGGGAGTGTTGGATCCACCGGTGGGAAACACTCGTCTTAATGTGGTGCGACTAGTGACCAGCCTTCTACAGACCAACACGCATATCATCAACCAGGAGCTCATTGCCCTCAACACTTTGGGAGTCATACTA GACATGTACTTCAAATACTTATGGAATAATTTCCTACACACACAAGTAGAAATCTGTACAGCGATGATCTTAGCGATGCCTTCAACCCAAAGTGAATCTCCTGAAATAAACAGAGAAAACGACCAAGAGCCCATAAGAGAAAACATCCTTATCAAACAT CTCTTTCAGAAGTGCCAGTTAATACAAAGAATTCTTGATGCCTGGGGATCAAATGAGAAGGAGCA GGCCGAGGGTGGGCGGCGGAGAGGTTACATGGGTCACCTGACCAGAATAGCAAACTCTATAGTCCACAACAGTGACAAAGGCCCCAATGGGGCACAAATTCAGCAGCTCATCTCAG AGCTTTCAGAAGAGGACAGGGAACGATGGGAAGCCTTCACTTCAGGACAGCTAGCAGatacaaacaagaaaaacacTGTAGACTTA GTTAACACACACCACATACACTCATCCAGCGATGATGAGGTAGATTTCAAAGACAGCGGATTTCATCAGGACTCCTCCCTACAGCAA TTTGGCTTCAATGACGAAGAGTTTGCCGATCAGGATGATGTCGGGGA TATTCCCTTTGATAGAATATCAGACATCAATTTTTCCTTGAATACAAATGAAAGT GCAAACATGGCACTCTTTGAAGCCTGCTGTAAGGAGAAGATCCAGCAGTTCGAAGATGCTGGATCAGATGAGGAAGATATCTGGGATGAGAAGGACGTCACTTTTGCCCCTGAAGCTCAGAGACGTCCCAG AAGCTCAGGAAGTACAGACAGTGAAGAGAGTACGGACTCTGAGGAGGAGGATGGGAAGCGAGACCCGTTTGAGTCTGCTAACGCCACATCTGACGACAGGATGGAAGTGGACTCGGGGGATG GACCGGTATGGACGGCAAATTTTGATGACATACCCATGGACACTGGCAGCTCCACGACTCCTAGCGCACCTGTGTCAAACTCACCGGCTGCAGCGCCTGAACCTTCAGGCTGGAGCTCTCCGAATGCCGCTGCAGAGACAGGTTGGGCCGACTTCTCCAGCTTCACACCCGTCAG CCCCAAGGATCCTTTGAGGAGCAATTCCCCTGTAGCCATGGAGACCAGCATAGAAACGGCAGACCCTCTGGGAGTCAATGCGCCCATGCAGCAAGAAA ACACAGATCAGTGGCTTCCCAATGAGACCACCCCGACTTCCCCTAGAGGGAAGGTAGGGGACGGCTCGGACCCCGAGGAGGAGCCTGTCAGTGACCGCATCACAGAAACAGTCACCAATGGCTCTATGAAGGAGACAGTCAGCCTTACTGTAGACGCCAAAACTGAAACTGCTGTTTTCAAAAG AGTGTTGAAATCGTATCG TGAGGAAGAGAAACGTTCTACCTCTGAAGACGCATCTGCAAAGTTGTTTGTTGCAGAGAGTGGGGAATCTGAGAAAAGCAATTGTCCTCCTAGCAACTGTCAGAAACCAGG TCTAAAGCACTTAGAAGAGAAAGCAAAAGCCACTTGCGAAGCTCTAAATGGTCCTCTTGAGGATGCGGCCGCTATGGATGAAGCCAA ATCAGAGCAGCGCACGGCCAACCCCGAGGCAGCAGTGAACGGTCCAGCATGA
- the ppp6r3 gene encoding serine/threonine-protein phosphatase 6 regulatory subunit 3 isoform X3: MFWKFDLHTTSHIDTLLEKDDVTLTEVMDEEDVLQECKAQNHKLVDFLVRPQCMEDLVGYITQEPNDDVEEKIKYKYPNISCELLTSDVGQINDRLGEDENLLMKLYSFLQNEPPLNPLLASFFSKVLSILIGRKPEQIVEFLRKREDFVDLMIKHIGTSAIMDLLLRMLTCIEPQQLRQDVLNWLNEEKVIQRLVDMVQPSQDEDRHSNASQSLCEIIRLSRDQMFQVQGCSEPDPLLATLEKQETVEQLLSNIFDKEKNESAIVSVIQILLTLFETRRPAFEGHLEICPPGMNHPSFSVNQSILDAVRPRLKDFHQLLLEPPKKTVLNTTWGVLDPPVGNTRLNVVRLVTSLLQTNTHIINQELIALNTLGVILDMYFKYLWNNFLHTQVEICTAMILAMPSTQSESPEINRENDQEPIRENILIKHLFQKCQLIQRILDAWGSNEKEQAEGGRRRGYMGHLTRIANSIVHNSDKGPNGAQIQQLISELSEEDRERWEAFTSGQLADTNKKNTVDLVNTHHIHSSSDDEVDFKDSGFHQDSSLQQMQQMTSNFIEQFGFNDEEFADQDDVGDIPFDRISDINFSLNTNESANMALFEACCKEKIQQFEDAGSDEEDIWDEKDVTFAPEAQRRPRSSGSTDSEESTDSEEEDGKRDPFESANATSDDRMEVDSGDGPVWTANFDDIPMDTGSSTTPSAPVSNSPAAAPEPSGWSSPNAAAETGWADFSSFTPVSPKDPLRSNSPVAMETSIETADPLGVNAPMQQENTDQWLPNETTPTSPRGKVGDGSDPEEEPVSDRITETVTNGSMKETVSLTVDAKTETAVFKRVLKSYREEEKRSTSEDASAKLFVAESGESEKSNCPPSNCQKPGLKHLEEKAKATCEALNGPLEDAAAMDEAKSEQRTANPEAAVNGPA; the protein is encoded by the exons ATGTTTTGGAAGTTCGATCTGCACACGACGTCCCACATTGACACACTCCTGGAGAAGGATGACGTTACGCTGACAGAGGTAATGGATGAGGAGGACGTCCTGCAGGAGTGCAAGGCTCAGAACCACAAGCTTGTGGACTTCCTGGTGAGGCCACAGTGCATGGAGGATCTTGTGGGCTACATCACCCAGGAGCCCAATGATGATGTGGAGGAGAAGATAAAATATAA GTATCCCAACATATCCTGTGAACTCCTGACCTCAGACGTTGGCCAGATCAATGACAGGCTTGGTGAAGATGAAAATTTACTGATGAAACTCTACAGTTTCCTACAGAATGAGCCTCCCCTCAATCCGCTGCTGGCCAGTTTCTTCAGCAAGGTCCTGAGCATCCTTATTGGGAGGAAACCAGAGCAG ATCGTGGAGTTCCTCAGGAAGAGGGAAGACTTTGTGGATCTGATGATCAAACACATAGGGACCTCTGCCATTATGGACCTCCTGCTCAGGATGCTCACCTGCATTGAGCCACAGCAGCTTAGACAAGATGTATTAAAT TGGCTAAATGAAGAGAAAGTTATACAGCGGCTGGTTGACATGGTACAACCATCACAAGATGAGGAT AGACACTCAAACGCGTCCCAGTCGCTCTGTGAGATCATTCGACTGAGCAGAGATCAAATGTTCCAAGTCCAGGGCTGCTCGGAGCCTGACCCCCTGCTGGCCACACTGGAGAA ACAAGAGACAGTAGAGCAGTTGCTGTCAAACATCTTCGACAAAGAGAAGAACGAGTCTGCCATTGTCAGTGTAATCCAGATTCTCCTAACTCTCTTTGAGACACGGAGACCAGC GTTTGAAGGCCATTTGGAGATTTGCCCTCCTGGAATGAACCATCCGTCATTCTCTGTCAATCAGAGTATTCTAGATGCCGTCAGACCAAGACTGAAAGATTTTCACCAGCTTTTGCTCGAGCCGCCAAAG AAAACTGTTTTGAACACAACATGGGGAGTGTTGGATCCACCGGTGGGAAACACTCGTCTTAATGTGGTGCGACTAGTGACCAGCCTTCTACAGACCAACACGCATATCATCAACCAGGAGCTCATTGCCCTCAACACTTTGGGAGTCATACTA GACATGTACTTCAAATACTTATGGAATAATTTCCTACACACACAAGTAGAAATCTGTACAGCGATGATCTTAGCGATGCCTTCAACCCAAAGTGAATCTCCTGAAATAAACAGAGAAAACGACCAAGAGCCCATAAGAGAAAACATCCTTATCAAACAT CTCTTTCAGAAGTGCCAGTTAATACAAAGAATTCTTGATGCCTGGGGATCAAATGAGAAGGAGCA GGCCGAGGGTGGGCGGCGGAGAGGTTACATGGGTCACCTGACCAGAATAGCAAACTCTATAGTCCACAACAGTGACAAAGGCCCCAATGGGGCACAAATTCAGCAGCTCATCTCAG AGCTTTCAGAAGAGGACAGGGAACGATGGGAAGCCTTCACTTCAGGACAGCTAGCAGatacaaacaagaaaaacacTGTAGACTTA GTTAACACACACCACATACACTCATCCAGCGATGATGAGGTAGATTTCAAAGACAGCGGATTTCATCAGGACTCCTCCCTACAGCAA ATGCAACAAATGACGTCCAATTTTATTGAGCAGTTTGGCTTCAATGACGAAGAGTTTGCCGATCAGGATGATGTCGGGGA TATTCCCTTTGATAGAATATCAGACATCAATTTTTCCTTGAATACAAATGAAAGT GCAAACATGGCACTCTTTGAAGCCTGCTGTAAGGAGAAGATCCAGCAGTTCGAAGATGCTGGATCAGATGAGGAAGATATCTGGGATGAGAAGGACGTCACTTTTGCCCCTGAAGCTCAGAGACGTCCCAG AAGCTCAGGAAGTACAGACAGTGAAGAGAGTACGGACTCTGAGGAGGAGGATGGGAAGCGAGACCCGTTTGAGTCTGCTAACGCCACATCTGACGACAGGATGGAAGTGGACTCGGGGGATG GACCGGTATGGACGGCAAATTTTGATGACATACCCATGGACACTGGCAGCTCCACGACTCCTAGCGCACCTGTGTCAAACTCACCGGCTGCAGCGCCTGAACCTTCAGGCTGGAGCTCTCCGAATGCCGCTGCAGAGACAGGTTGGGCCGACTTCTCCAGCTTCACACCCGTCAG CCCCAAGGATCCTTTGAGGAGCAATTCCCCTGTAGCCATGGAGACCAGCATAGAAACGGCAGACCCTCTGGGAGTCAATGCGCCCATGCAGCAAGAAA ACACAGATCAGTGGCTTCCCAATGAGACCACCCCGACTTCCCCTAGAGGGAAGGTAGGGGACGGCTCGGACCCCGAGGAGGAGCCTGTCAGTGACCGCATCACAGAAACAGTCACCAATGGCTCTATGAAGGAGACAGTCAGCCTTACTGTAGACGCCAAAACTGAAACTGCTGTTTTCAAAAG AGTGTTGAAATCGTATCG TGAGGAAGAGAAACGTTCTACCTCTGAAGACGCATCTGCAAAGTTGTTTGTTGCAGAGAGTGGGGAATCTGAGAAAAGCAATTGTCCTCCTAGCAACTGTCAGAAACCAGG TCTAAAGCACTTAGAAGAGAAAGCAAAAGCCACTTGCGAAGCTCTAAATGGTCCTCTTGAGGATGCGGCCGCTATGGATGAAGCCAA ATCAGAGCAGCGCACGGCCAACCCCGAGGCAGCAGTGAACGGTCCAGCATGA